TGAAACGGCTGTAGCTAAAGCCGTATGCACGGACCGCGGCATTGATACGCGCGATCCAGAGAGCCCGGAACTGGCGCTTCTTCTGCTTGCGGTGGATGTAAGAGAAGCGCTGGGCACGGTCGACCGTCTCGCGGGCCGAGCTTAGCAGCTTGCTCCGGCCGCCGAAATAGCCCTTGGCCGAGTTGAGTATCTTCTTCTTCCTCGCATGCGAGGCGACATTCGTTTTAACGCGCGGCATCTGTTACCTCATCTGGTTTTCGAATCACATTACGGCAGGCATGGCAGGCACAGACAGCCTCCAACCTGCGGCGCCAATCACTTATAGGGAATCAGCCGGTGAATCCGACGCTGGTCCGCGGCGCTGACCGTGGTCTGCTTGCGCAGGTTGCGCTTGCGCTTGGGGGTCTTCTTGGTCAGAATATGGCTGTGGTACGCCTGCTTGCGCTTTATTTTCCCGCTGGCCGTGCTGCGGAACCGCTTGGCCGCGGAGCGTAAAGTCTTGAGTTTGGGCACGCTGACTCCTTGATGATTAACTTTCCGTTGGCTTAGACGGAACTACTATTGGTTTCTCTAACGGTAAGCTTTTGGGCGCCAGGATCAGGATCATGTTACGGCCTTCCATCTTGACCGGCCCCTCTTTGAGCGCCAAGTCCTCGACCGATTTGAAAATCCGTTCCAACACTTCCTCGCCCAGCTCTTTATGCACCACCTCACGACCGCGGAAGACCATGGTCAGCTTGACTTTATTGTGCTTTTCCAGGAACTTCTGCGCGTGCTTGAGCTTGAACTGCAGATCGTGCTCGTCGATCTTCGAGCGCAGCTTGATCTCCTTCATCTGGATCACATGCTGGCGCTTCTTGGCTTCCTTAGCCTTCTTGCTCTCACGGTACTTGAACTTGCCGTAGTCCATGACCCGGCAGACCGGAGGACGGGCAGTCGGCGCGATCTCGACCAGGTCGAGATTCTTTTCCCGGGCCAGTTTCTGGGCTTCCTCCAGCGGCACAATTCCGATCTGGGTGCCGTCATTGTCGATTAAACGAACCGGAGAAATACGAATCTGATCGTTTATTCGAACATCCTTGGTAGCCACAGTCCTCCTGCATCAGTGAGTTGGGATTGCCGAGCCGTTTCAATCCTCCCGCTGCCACCTTCCTGGCGACAGCCAGACCACGGCGGTACAAAAAAAAGCGGACACTATAATCCGCTTGTTTCCGTGGAAACTTTTTACTATTTCATAGCATCTGTACGGTAGCGGATCAAGTCCCTAATCCCGGCGCTTCGTCAGGCGGAATCACCATCCGCGCGCTGTACGGGTTGTAACAACTCCCGGGCGCGTCACGTTAACCTAAGACAAGCCTCACCCGGTTCCTCTGGTGACAATTCAAACACAAGATAGCGCCTTGAAATCCCTTTGTCAACAGTTTTTACGCCTGTCAGAAGCCGTTTAAAAACCGTGCGGGCTTGACATTGAACAATAATAAAAAGTATACTGAAAAAATTCCACATTTGTTTCCTTCCGAAAATAAGACCGTCATTTAAGATATTTTTCCGCTGAACGCTTGTCAATCTGATCCGTCGCGGGGGTTCGATGCGTTCCAGCGCGGCGGATACGGTCCGGCCGAACAGACGAGCCGCCGCCGTTGCACCGGCGGAAGCGCCCGCTCCGCCGACCGGAGCTCTCGGGGAGCCGACTGATGTCAGAGACCATCACCCACGATCTGCTTATTCTGGGCAGCGGACTGGCCGGGCTGAGGGCCGCTCTCGAGGCCTCTATCCAGAGCCGCGGCAAGCTGGACATCGCTCTGGTAAGCAAGGTGCAGCTTATGCGCTCGCACTCCGTGGCCGCCGAGGGCGGCACCGCGGCGGTGCTGCGCGAGGACGAGGGCGACAACCTCGACCTTCACGCCTGGGACACGGTCAAGGGCAGCGATTTTCTGGGCGACCAGGACGTGATCGCCCGCTTCGTGCGCCAGATGCCGGAGGAAATCCTTCAGCTCGAACACTGGGGCATTCCCTGGAGCCGGCGACCGGACGGCCGGATCGACCAGCGCGCGTTCGGCGGGCACAGTTTCCCCCGCGCCACCTACGCCGCCGACAAAACCGGCTTCTTCGAGATGCAGACCCTCTACGACACTCTGCTGCGCTTCCAGAACGTGACCCGCTACGACGAGTGGTTCATCAGCTCGCTGCTCGTGGAGGAGGGCCAGTTCCGCGGCCTGGCCGCCCTGGACATGGCCACCGGACAGATGCACACCCTGCTGGGCAAGGCCCTGATCATCGCCACCGGCGGGATCGGACGGATCATGGGCTTCACCACCTACTCGCACTCGGTGACCGGGGACGGGATCGCGATGGCCTACCGGGCCGGCCTCAAGATCAAGGACCTCGAATTCATGCAGTTCCATCCCACCGGGCTGATCCCCAGCGGCATCCTGATGACCGAGGGCTGCCGCGGCGAGGGCGGCTACCTTCGCAACCGCCTGGGCGAACGCTTCATGGAGCGCTACGCGTCCTCGATGATGGAGCTCGCCCCCCGCGACATCGTCTCGCGCTCGATCATGACCGAGATCGCCGAGGGCCGGGGCTTCGAGGGCCAGGACGGCCTGGACTACGTGCACCTGGACCTGCGCCATCTGGGCGCGGACAAGATCAACGAGCGCCTGGGGTTCATCCGCGAGCTGTCGATGAAGTTCGTGGACGTGGACCCGGTGGACGACCCGGTGCCGATCCGGCCGGTATTCCATTACACCATGGGCGGCATTCACACCGACATCGACGGCGCCACCTCGCTGCGCGGAATCTGGGCCGCGGGCGAGTGCTCCTGTGTCAGCCTGCACGGGGCCAACCGCCTGGGCACCAACTCCACGGCCGAATGCCTGGCCTGGGGCAAGTTCACCGGGACCGCGGCCGCGCGCTACATCACGGAGGAGTACACCGGCCAGCCCGTAGTGCCCAAAGGCGCAGCGGAGGCGGCCCGCGCCTGGGTGTTCGACGATATCCTGCGGCGCGACGGCGGCGAGTCGATCTACGAGATTCGCAAGGCCCTGCGCCGCGCCTGCGACCAGCACCTGGCCGTGTTCCGCACCGGAGAGGGCCTGGCAGCCGGGCTGAACGCGGTCCGCGCGCTCAAGGAGCGTTTCGGGAACATCAAGGTCCACGACAGCAGCCGGGTCTACAACCTCGACCTGGTCTACGCCCTGGAACTGAGTTTCATGCTCGACATCGCCGAGATCGCGTTCATGGGGGCGCTGGCGCGCCAGGAATCGCGCGGCGGGCACGCCCGGCGCGATTTCACCAAACGCGATGACGAGAACTGGCTCAGGCACACCCTGGCGGTCGCCACGCCAGAGGGCCCGAAGCTGGACTACTGTCCGGTGAACATTTCCATGTGGAAGCCGGTCGAGCGGAAATACTGAGCCGCAAGGCCCGTTCCCCGCCACGGCCAGCAACCCGAGGCCATAAGCCAAGCTCTCCGGAGGGACGAGATGAAACAGCCGTCCACAGTCAAAACCACCTACCCCAACCGGCTGGGAGTGAGGGGCTGGGCCTACGGCGGGCGCTACAGGCTGGAGCGCTACCTCTACACCCTGCAGCGGAT
The window above is part of the bacterium genome. Proteins encoded here:
- the rplT gene encoding 50S ribosomal protein L20; translated protein: MPRVKTNVASHARKKKILNSAKGYFGGRSKLLSSARETVDRAQRFSYIHRKQKKRQFRALWIARINAAVRAYGFSYSRFIDALNKAGIEINRKVLADMAVNDPQGFEGLVKAVQSR
- the rpmI gene encoding 50S ribosomal protein L35 is translated as MPKLKTLRSAAKRFRSTASGKIKRKQAYHSHILTKKTPKRKRNLRKQTTVSAADQRRIHRLIPYK
- the infC gene encoding translation initiation factor IF-3 is translated as MATKDVRINDQIRISPVRLIDNDGTQIGIVPLEEAQKLAREKNLDLVEIAPTARPPVCRVMDYGKFKYRESKKAKEAKKRQHVIQMKEIKLRSKIDEHDLQFKLKHAQKFLEKHNKVKLTMVFRGREVVHKELGEEVLERIFKSVEDLALKEGPVKMEGRNMILILAPKSLPLEKPIVVPSKPTES
- a CDS encoding succinate dehydrogenase/fumarate reductase flavoprotein subunit, encoding MSETITHDLLILGSGLAGLRAALEASIQSRGKLDIALVSKVQLMRSHSVAAEGGTAAVLREDEGDNLDLHAWDTVKGSDFLGDQDVIARFVRQMPEEILQLEHWGIPWSRRPDGRIDQRAFGGHSFPRATYAADKTGFFEMQTLYDTLLRFQNVTRYDEWFISSLLVEEGQFRGLAALDMATGQMHTLLGKALIIATGGIGRIMGFTTYSHSVTGDGIAMAYRAGLKIKDLEFMQFHPTGLIPSGILMTEGCRGEGGYLRNRLGERFMERYASSMMELAPRDIVSRSIMTEIAEGRGFEGQDGLDYVHLDLRHLGADKINERLGFIRELSMKFVDVDPVDDPVPIRPVFHYTMGGIHTDIDGATSLRGIWAAGECSCVSLHGANRLGTNSTAECLAWGKFTGTAAARYITEEYTGQPVVPKGAAEAARAWVFDDILRRDGGESIYEIRKALRRACDQHLAVFRTGEGLAAGLNAVRALKERFGNIKVHDSSRVYNLDLVYALELSFMLDIAEIAFMGALARQESRGGHARRDFTKRDDENWLRHTLAVATPEGPKLDYCPVNISMWKPVERKY